One Nonomuraea angiospora DNA segment encodes these proteins:
- a CDS encoding ABC transporter ATP-binding protein → MPEPVISLAEVSREFASQPPVRALDRVTLRVDRGDYLAIVGPSGSGKSTLLNVLGLLDRPSSGSYRLDGTETTTLRDGARTRLRGDRIGFVFQSFHLLSHRSVVENVMLAEIYRSRGARRERAKPTSSEAAATMSAVRQARKGRRERALAALERVGLGHRTGFAPDRLSGGERQRTAIARALMGEPSLLLCDEPTGNLDSRNTESVLGLFDELRGQGMTIVVITHEREVSERAGRRVRITDGVLVEEG, encoded by the coding sequence GTGCCTGAGCCGGTGATCTCGCTGGCGGAGGTCAGCAGGGAGTTCGCCTCCCAACCTCCGGTCCGGGCGCTCGACCGCGTCACGCTCCGGGTGGACAGGGGCGACTACCTGGCCATCGTCGGCCCGTCGGGCTCGGGCAAGTCGACCCTCCTGAACGTGCTCGGCCTGCTCGACCGCCCCAGCTCGGGCAGCTACCGCCTCGACGGCACGGAGACCACCACCCTGCGCGACGGGGCCAGGACCAGGTTGCGCGGCGACCGGATCGGCTTCGTCTTCCAGTCCTTCCACCTGCTCTCCCACCGCAGCGTGGTGGAGAACGTCATGCTCGCCGAGATCTACCGGAGCAGAGGAGCTCGGAGGGAGAGAGCGAAGCCAACGAGCTCCGAAGCGGCTGCGACCATGAGCGCAGTCAGGCAGGCGCGTAAGGGCAGGCGGGAGCGGGCCCTGGCGGCGTTGGAGCGAGTCGGCCTCGGCCACCGGACCGGGTTCGCACCCGACCGGCTGTCGGGGGGCGAGCGCCAGCGCACGGCCATCGCCAGGGCCCTCATGGGCGAGCCGTCGCTGCTGCTGTGCGACGAGCCCACGGGCAACCTCGACAGCCGCAACACCGAATCGGTGCTCGGCCTGTTCGACGAGCTGCGGGGGCAGGGGATGACGATCGTGGTCATCACCCACGAGCGGGAGGTCAGCGAGCGGGCCGGGCGCCGGGTGCGGATCACCGACGGCGTCCTGGTGGAGGAGGGGTGA
- a CDS encoding peptidoglycan-binding protein: MKSPRKLLAGVVAGVVVIAGAGWAVGSRLRSPADEAARRAAPRASLVTAAVERRKLVSTVVVSGTLEYGSPLPVSLAGAVGGTSEQQRATRAPRQGRLAEGAVFLEVNGRPVFALRGSVPMHRTIAPGSKGDDVKQLQRALRRLGYGGPVSGVFDQATIAAVTRMYTKKGYEAQQPTLTDRQAYDTLRKAVQTAQETLAAEKKALDQGRDVLPLKMRLANAKADLKAAERALQEAEARLVTPEDETKMAAAEAAVRAAQEKLAEAEQALAEARRPPPTPAATATPQPTASTDTSLLELRVQNAQADLAAALESRERVAEEARQAREKSLVELRKAVRTAKEAKATAEQALRQARQLSPTRLKVTNAGKDVAAAKGMLAEFARTYGTSIPPGEVVFLPKLPARVRKVSVKQGQQVEKEVATVTSSAFTVTGAVEATEAELLRTGMEAAIELDTGKTYKARLTAVGEQAKVPGAEEAKDGSEPVLITPASMKGLKPGTAVTARVTVGATKEAVLVVPVAAVITGADGRARVRVEYATDRTRDVEVRTGLTADGNVQVAGALKEGDRVVVSGA; encoded by the coding sequence ATGAAGTCACCGCGCAAGCTCCTCGCCGGCGTCGTCGCCGGAGTCGTGGTCATCGCGGGCGCCGGCTGGGCCGTGGGCTCCCGGCTGCGCTCCCCCGCCGACGAGGCGGCCCGCCGCGCCGCGCCGCGGGCCTCGCTCGTCACCGCCGCCGTCGAGCGCCGCAAGCTCGTCAGCACCGTCGTGGTCAGCGGCACGCTGGAGTACGGCTCGCCCCTGCCGGTCAGCCTGGCCGGGGCGGTCGGCGGCACGTCCGAGCAGCAGCGGGCCACCCGGGCCCCGCGCCAGGGCCGGCTCGCGGAGGGCGCGGTCTTCCTGGAGGTCAACGGCCGCCCGGTGTTCGCGCTGCGCGGGTCCGTGCCGATGCACCGCACGATCGCCCCCGGCAGCAAGGGTGACGACGTCAAGCAGCTCCAGCGGGCGCTGCGCAGGCTGGGGTACGGCGGTCCCGTCTCCGGCGTGTTCGACCAGGCCACGATCGCCGCCGTCACCCGCATGTACACGAAGAAGGGGTACGAGGCGCAGCAGCCGACGCTGACCGACCGGCAGGCGTACGACACGCTGCGCAAGGCCGTGCAGACCGCCCAGGAGACCCTCGCCGCCGAGAAGAAGGCGCTGGACCAGGGGCGCGACGTGCTGCCGCTCAAGATGAGGCTGGCCAACGCCAAGGCGGACCTGAAGGCGGCCGAGCGCGCCCTCCAGGAGGCCGAGGCCCGGCTGGTGACGCCGGAGGACGAGACCAAAATGGCGGCGGCCGAGGCGGCCGTGCGCGCGGCGCAGGAGAAGCTTGCCGAGGCCGAGCAGGCGCTGGCCGAGGCCAGGAGACCGCCGCCCACGCCGGCGGCCACCGCCACCCCCCAGCCCACGGCCTCCACCGACACGAGCCTGCTGGAGCTGCGGGTCCAGAACGCCCAGGCCGACCTGGCGGCGGCCCTGGAGTCGCGCGAGCGGGTCGCGGAGGAGGCGCGGCAGGCCAGGGAGAAGAGCCTGGTGGAGCTGCGCAAGGCCGTGCGGACCGCGAAGGAGGCCAAGGCCACCGCCGAGCAGGCGCTGCGCCAGGCCAGGCAGCTCTCCCCGACCAGGCTCAAGGTGACCAACGCCGGCAAGGACGTGGCGGCGGCCAAGGGGATGCTGGCGGAGTTCGCGCGTACGTACGGGACCTCCATCCCGCCCGGCGAGGTGGTGTTCCTGCCGAAGCTGCCCGCCCGGGTGCGCAAGGTCTCGGTCAAGCAGGGGCAGCAGGTCGAGAAGGAGGTCGCCACGGTGACCAGCTCGGCGTTCACGGTGACGGGGGCGGTGGAGGCGACCGAGGCCGAACTGCTGCGCACGGGCATGGAGGCGGCCATCGAGCTCGACACGGGCAAGACGTACAAGGCGCGCCTCACCGCGGTCGGCGAGCAGGCCAAGGTGCCCGGCGCCGAGGAGGCCAAGGACGGGTCGGAGCCCGTCCTGATCACGCCCGCCTCGATGAAGGGGCTCAAGCCGGGCACGGCGGTGACCGCGCGGGTGACGGTGGGGGCCACCAAGGAGGCGGTGCTGGTCGTGCCGGTGGCGGCCGTGATCACGGGGGCCGACGGGCGGGCCCGGGTGCGGGTCGAGTACGCCACGGACCGGACCAGGGACGTCGAGGTGCGCACGGGCCTGACCGCCGACGGGAACGTCCAGGTCGCCGGCGCGCTCAAGGAGGGCGACCGGGTGGTGGTCAGCGGTGCCTGA
- a CDS encoding PadR family transcriptional regulator, with translation MPRGTSEVSEPMFFVLAALRAGPLHGHAISKSIKELSAGRVQPSVGTLYGILERLNERGVITVDREETVNGRNRRYFRITDEGQSLVEAEARRMQQAASLVLRPIT, from the coding sequence ATGCCCAGGGGAACCTCAGAAGTCAGCGAGCCGATGTTCTTCGTGCTCGCCGCCCTACGCGCCGGGCCGCTGCACGGCCACGCGATCAGCAAGTCGATCAAAGAACTGTCGGCCGGCCGGGTGCAGCCGTCGGTCGGCACCCTCTACGGCATCCTGGAGCGCCTGAACGAGCGGGGCGTGATCACCGTGGACCGGGAGGAGACGGTCAACGGCCGGAACAGGCGTTACTTCCGGATCACCGACGAGGGACAGTCCCTGGTCGAGGCCGAGGCCAGGCGCATGCAGCAGGCCGCCTCCCTCGTGCTGCGCCCCATCACATGA
- a CDS encoding serine hydrolase domain-containing protein, with translation MSDLQQQVQEAADRLVESGEERGLQVAVYRDGVQVVDVVAGVADPGTGRPVTADTPFYNFSIGKGATATVAHVLAERGLFGYDTPVAELWPEFGRHGKQGVTVRHVLSHTAGVPGVPLDTTPEDVCDWDKMVAALEDAELWWEPGTKVGYHAYTFGFLVGEIVRRVTGKPISQVLLEDVAGPLGVGGELYFGMPETEHHRLARLEDAPVDPAAWGEMPADLPMFKAGPMTLMPTAELGNRGDYLSSDIPAGGKTSARAIARMYAALLGEVDGTRLISADRLREVTAVASSGLDEVFGMPTTWGLGYGIGGPGSTAEASPTVFGVPGAGGSAAWADTATGTAFALTKNRLTNDFAAASLIGGIVTGA, from the coding sequence ATGAGTGATCTTCAGCAGCAGGTGCAGGAAGCCGCCGACAGACTCGTCGAGTCAGGCGAGGAGCGCGGGCTCCAGGTGGCCGTCTACCGGGACGGCGTCCAGGTGGTGGATGTGGTGGCGGGCGTCGCCGACCCCGGGACCGGGCGGCCCGTCACGGCTGACACGCCCTTCTACAACTTCTCGATCGGCAAGGGCGCCACCGCGACCGTGGCCCACGTGCTGGCCGAGCGGGGCCTGTTCGGTTACGACACCCCGGTGGCGGAGCTGTGGCCGGAGTTCGGGCGGCACGGCAAGCAGGGCGTGACCGTGCGCCACGTGCTGTCGCACACGGCGGGCGTGCCGGGCGTGCCGCTCGACACCACGCCGGAGGACGTCTGCGACTGGGACAAGATGGTCGCCGCGCTGGAGGACGCAGAGCTGTGGTGGGAGCCGGGCACGAAGGTGGGCTACCACGCGTACACGTTCGGGTTCCTGGTCGGCGAGATCGTCCGGCGGGTCACCGGCAAGCCCATCTCGCAGGTGCTGCTGGAGGACGTGGCCGGCCCGCTGGGCGTGGGCGGCGAGCTCTACTTCGGGATGCCGGAGACCGAGCACCACCGGCTGGCCAGGCTGGAGGACGCGCCGGTGGACCCGGCGGCGTGGGGCGAGATGCCGGCGGACCTGCCGATGTTCAAGGCGGGGCCGATGACGCTGATGCCGACCGCCGAGCTGGGCAACCGCGGTGACTACCTGTCCTCCGACATCCCCGCGGGCGGCAAGACCTCGGCCCGGGCCATCGCGCGGATGTACGCCGCGCTGCTCGGCGAGGTGGACGGGACGCGGCTGATCTCGGCCGACCGGCTGCGCGAGGTGACGGCGGTGGCCTCCAGCGGGCTCGACGAGGTGTTCGGCATGCCGACGACCTGGGGGCTCGGGTACGGCATCGGCGGCCCCGGCTCGACCGCCGAGGCGAGCCCGACGGTGTTCGGGGTGCCCGGGGCGGGCGGCAGCGCGGCCTGGGCCGACACGGCGACCGGCACCGCGTTCGCGCTCACCAAGAACCGGCTCACCAACGACTTCGCGGCCGCGAGCCTGATCGGCGGCATCGTGACCGGTGCCTAG
- a CDS encoding GNAT family N-acetyltransferase codes for MKQQTWAMRPVIRHATADDAERVAELIATAFSGLRVVHYLVPERRERHRVMTANFRILVDHAVEHGEIHLIDDGPAVAVWFARTAPLPEPPDYDRRLAETTGEWADRFRALDELSQANHPAEPYHHLAFLAVHPDRQNEGLGSALLRYHHARLGGVPAYLEASDPRNRDLYARHGYRQGEPFALPDGTLFWPMRRPA; via the coding sequence ATGAAACAGCAGACGTGGGCGATGCGGCCGGTCATCCGCCACGCGACGGCGGACGACGCGGAACGGGTGGCGGAGCTCATCGCGACCGCGTTCTCCGGGCTGAGGGTGGTGCACTACCTCGTGCCGGAGCGCAGGGAGCGACACCGGGTCATGACCGCCAACTTCCGCATCCTCGTCGACCACGCCGTGGAGCACGGGGAGATCCACCTCATCGACGACGGGCCCGCGGTCGCGGTCTGGTTCGCGCGCACCGCGCCGCTGCCCGAGCCGCCCGACTACGACCGCCGCCTGGCCGAGACGACGGGCGAATGGGCCGACCGCTTCCGCGCGCTCGACGAGCTGTCCCAGGCGAACCATCCGGCGGAGCCGTACCACCATCTGGCCTTCCTGGCGGTCCACCCGGACCGCCAGAACGAGGGGCTCGGCTCGGCGCTGCTGCGCTACCACCACGCCCGGCTGGGCGGCGTGCCCGCGTACCTGGAGGCCAGCGATCCGCGCAACCGCGACCTGTACGCGCGCCACGGCTACCGGCAGGGTGAGCCGTTCGCGCTGCCGGACGGGACCCTGTTCTGGCCGATGCGGCGCCCCGCCTGA
- a CDS encoding N-acetylmuramoyl-L-alanine amidase yields the protein MSAYRTGFVAVVTLAALTAACGTAVPVSREAALPAAPSASRTPAGGALAGKIVVIDPGHNGGNAAHPAEINRQVDIITGRKPCNTTGTETDAGYPEHAFTWDVANRLKPILEKLGAKVVLTRPDDKGVGPCVTERAAIGNEARADAVLSIHGDGAAPGGRGFHVIMPGLVSGHNDQIVKPSRRLGVDIRNAYREGTGLPYAGYTGVDGLQTRTDLGGLNLSTRPAVFIECGNMRNRGDAAKMSDPRFRERMAVALAAGLRSYLT from the coding sequence ATGAGCGCGTACCGGACCGGATTCGTGGCGGTCGTCACGCTGGCCGCGCTGACCGCGGCGTGCGGCACCGCCGTGCCCGTTTCGCGGGAGGCGGCGCTGCCGGCGGCGCCGTCCGCGAGCCGGACGCCGGCCGGAGGCGCGCTCGCGGGCAAGATCGTGGTGATCGACCCCGGCCACAACGGCGGCAACGCCGCGCATCCGGCGGAGATCAACCGGCAGGTCGACATCATCACCGGCAGGAAGCCCTGCAACACGACCGGCACGGAGACGGACGCCGGATACCCGGAGCACGCCTTCACCTGGGACGTCGCCAACCGGCTCAAGCCGATCCTGGAGAAGCTGGGCGCCAAGGTCGTGCTCACCAGGCCCGACGACAAGGGCGTCGGCCCGTGCGTCACCGAGCGGGCCGCCATCGGCAACGAGGCCAGGGCGGACGCGGTCCTGTCGATCCACGGCGACGGCGCCGCGCCGGGCGGGCGCGGGTTCCACGTGATCATGCCGGGGCTGGTCTCCGGGCACAACGACCAGATCGTCAAGCCGTCCCGGCGCCTCGGGGTGGACATCAGGAACGCCTACCGGGAGGGCACGGGCCTGCCGTACGCCGGCTATACCGGCGTGGACGGGCTGCAGACCCGCACCGACCTGGGCGGGCTCAACCTCTCCACGCGCCCTGCGGTGTTCATCGAGTGCGGCAACATGCGCAACCGCGGCGACGCGGCCAAGATGTCCGACCCTCGCTTCCGCGAGCGCATGGCCGTCGCGCTGGCCGCCGGGCTCAGGAGCTATCTGACCTAG
- a CDS encoding ABC transporter permease, with amino-acid sequence MHVRDLLGEAVAGMLARPVRSALTTLGTVLGITTLVVTLGVAATAGNQIVGRFDALVATAITVQVPQSPNTPLVEWDSIDRLTRLRGVESAAALAESDDSANLSVRSNDIVDPTRVTAQSLTVLAATTGLPEAARGRMVQGRFYDLGHIERRDRVAVIGDQAAKLLGVGRLDRAPAIFIGKHAYTVIGILGDLRRERNLSTAVFVPPTVGRQFGLRDVTRVLVNTSLGAADLVARQAPTALSPGNGDMLQVISPPSATRARDQAQDDVNALFLILGLVSLVVGAVGIANVTLVTVMERVPEIGLRRSLGAARRHIAAQFLLESTLIGLAGGVIGASLGVVTVVAVSAAKQWTPLLDVRLAVAAPVAGALVGLLAGLYPALRAARMEPVDALR; translated from the coding sequence ATGCACGTACGCGACCTGCTCGGGGAGGCCGTGGCCGGCATGCTCGCCCGGCCGGTGCGCTCGGCGCTCACCACCCTCGGGACCGTGCTCGGCATCACCACGCTGGTCGTCACGCTCGGCGTGGCCGCCACCGCGGGCAACCAGATCGTCGGCCGCTTCGACGCGCTGGTGGCCACGGCCATCACGGTGCAGGTGCCGCAGTCGCCGAACACGCCGCTCGTGGAGTGGGACTCGATCGACCGGCTGACCAGGCTGCGCGGCGTCGAGTCCGCCGCCGCGCTGGCCGAGTCGGACGACAGCGCGAACCTGTCGGTGCGCTCCAACGACATCGTGGACCCCACCAGGGTCACCGCGCAGTCGTTGACCGTGCTGGCCGCGACGACCGGGCTGCCCGAGGCGGCGCGCGGCAGGATGGTGCAGGGCAGGTTCTACGACCTCGGGCACATCGAGCGGCGCGACCGGGTGGCGGTGATCGGCGACCAGGCGGCCAAGCTGCTCGGCGTCGGCCGCCTCGACCGGGCGCCGGCCATCTTCATCGGCAAGCACGCGTACACGGTCATCGGCATCCTGGGCGACCTGCGCCGCGAGCGGAACCTGAGCACCGCCGTGTTCGTGCCGCCCACGGTGGGCAGGCAGTTCGGGCTGCGGGACGTCACCAGGGTGCTGGTCAACACGAGCCTGGGCGCGGCGGACCTGGTCGCCCGGCAGGCGCCCACTGCGCTCAGCCCGGGCAACGGCGACATGCTGCAGGTGATCTCCCCGCCCAGCGCCACCAGGGCGCGCGACCAGGCGCAGGACGACGTCAACGCGCTCTTCCTGATCCTCGGCCTGGTCTCGCTCGTGGTCGGCGCGGTCGGCATCGCGAACGTCACGCTCGTCACCGTGATGGAACGCGTGCCGGAGATCGGCCTGCGCCGCTCGCTCGGAGCGGCCAGGCGGCACATCGCCGCGCAGTTCCTGCTGGAGTCGACGCTGATCGGCCTCGCGGGCGGCGTGATCGGCGCCAGCCTGGGCGTCGTCACGGTGGTCGCGGTGTCGGCCGCCAAGCAGTGGACGCCGCTGCTGGACGTGCGCCTCGCGGTCGCGGCGCCGGTGGCGGGAGCCCTGGTGGGCCTGCTGGCCGGGCTGTATCCGGCGCTGCGGGCGGCCAGGATGGAGCCGGTGGACGCGCTCAGGTAG
- a CDS encoding glycoside hydrolase family 9 protein produces the protein MTRSRAALLALLTMVALSPATTALADEGPEQIVNGTFDSGTAPWWSTGNTTIAIDAGRLCADIPGGTANPWDVIIGQNDIPLVAGDTYAYRFSASATPAKVGKALIQLPVDPWTQYLSANPELSVSGNDYSYTFTAPVSLPNSQVVFQLGGSAEPWRFCMDDVSLKGGAEPEVYEPDTGPRVRVNMVGYLPQGPKNATVVTTATTALDWELKNADKQTVAKGRTTPRGVDASSGQNVHTLDFGSYRRPGKDYTLTADGETSRPFDIAADLYDQLPTDALKFYYTQRSGIEILDSLRPGYGRPAGHAGVAPNQGDASVPCQPGVCDYSLDVKGGWYDAGDHGKYVVNGGISVYQLMAAYERDKAAFKDGQLAIPESGNGRPDILDEARWEQEFLLSMQVPEGKPFAGMAHHKIHDRNWTGLPLLPHLDPQPRELHPTSTAATLNLAATAAQAARLFAPYDPAFAARNLRAARTAWAAAKANPARYADPNDGTGGGAYNDADVSDEFYWAAAELFITTGEKEFRDFVLASPHHTGDIWRDRGFDWGNTAQLGRLDLATVPNALPDRARVRQSVVEGAEKYLAVQRAHPYGLPYNPPDFDWGSNNLVLNNLVVLATAYDLTGHEKYRAAVREGMDYLLGRNALNQSYVTGYGEVASHNQHSRWYAHQLDPALPNPPRGTLAGGPNSGIQDPLAQRLLKDCKPQFCYIDDIESWATNELTINWNSPLAWVSAFLADKSGRSDCRVRYTAHGSGTFTGQIVIENTGRQTVDGWTLRWSFAGGQRVRQDWGAALSQSGPVVTARSTGKIKPGRSVTFGFVATNPSGPNPSPEVFHLNGERCG, from the coding sequence ATGACCCGAAGCCGGGCCGCCTTACTGGCCCTCCTCACCATGGTCGCCCTGTCCCCCGCCACGACGGCACTGGCGGACGAGGGACCCGAGCAGATCGTGAACGGCACCTTCGACTCCGGCACCGCCCCGTGGTGGAGCACCGGCAACACCACCATCGCCATAGACGCGGGCCGGCTCTGCGCCGACATCCCCGGCGGCACCGCCAACCCGTGGGACGTGATCATCGGCCAGAACGACATCCCGCTGGTGGCGGGCGACACGTACGCCTACCGCTTCAGCGCCTCGGCGACCCCCGCCAAGGTCGGCAAGGCGCTGATCCAGCTCCCGGTCGACCCGTGGACGCAGTATCTGTCGGCCAACCCGGAGCTGAGCGTCTCGGGCAACGACTACTCCTACACGTTCACCGCCCCCGTGTCGCTGCCGAACTCCCAGGTCGTCTTCCAACTGGGCGGCAGCGCCGAGCCTTGGAGGTTCTGCATGGACGACGTGTCGCTCAAGGGCGGCGCCGAGCCCGAGGTGTACGAGCCCGACACGGGCCCGCGCGTCCGCGTGAACATGGTCGGCTACCTCCCCCAGGGCCCCAAGAACGCCACCGTCGTCACCACCGCGACCACGGCCCTGGACTGGGAGCTCAAGAACGCCGACAAGCAGACGGTCGCCAAGGGCCGGACCACCCCCAGGGGCGTGGACGCCAGCTCCGGCCAGAACGTGCACACGCTCGACTTCGGCTCCTACCGCAGGCCCGGCAAGGACTACACGCTGACGGCCGACGGCGAGACGAGCCGGCCGTTCGACATCGCCGCGGACCTCTACGACCAGCTCCCCACGGACGCGCTGAAGTTCTACTACACCCAGCGCAGCGGCATCGAGATCCTCGACAGCCTCAGGCCCGGCTACGGCCGGCCCGCCGGGCACGCCGGCGTCGCGCCGAACCAGGGCGACGCGAGCGTCCCCTGCCAGCCGGGCGTCTGCGACTACTCCCTCGACGTCAAGGGCGGCTGGTACGACGCCGGCGACCACGGCAAGTACGTCGTCAACGGCGGCATCTCGGTCTACCAGCTCATGGCCGCGTACGAGCGGGACAAGGCGGCCTTCAAGGACGGCCAGCTCGCCATCCCGGAGAGCGGCAACGGCCGGCCGGACATCCTGGACGAGGCCCGCTGGGAGCAGGAGTTCCTGCTGAGCATGCAGGTGCCGGAGGGCAAGCCGTTCGCGGGCATGGCCCACCACAAGATCCACGACCGGAACTGGACGGGCCTGCCGCTGCTGCCGCACCTGGACCCGCAGCCGCGCGAGCTGCACCCCACCTCCACGGCCGCCACGCTCAACCTCGCGGCCACGGCGGCCCAGGCGGCCAGGCTGTTCGCCCCGTACGACCCGGCGTTCGCGGCCAGGAACCTCAGGGCCGCCCGCACGGCATGGGCCGCGGCCAAGGCCAACCCGGCCAGGTACGCCGACCCCAACGACGGCACCGGCGGCGGCGCCTACAACGACGCCGACGTGAGCGACGAGTTCTACTGGGCGGCGGCGGAGCTGTTCATCACGACGGGCGAGAAGGAGTTCAGGGACTTCGTGCTGGCCTCGCCGCACCACACGGGCGACATCTGGCGTGACCGGGGCTTCGACTGGGGCAACACCGCCCAGCTCGGCCGCCTCGACCTGGCGACGGTGCCCAACGCCCTCCCCGACCGGGCCCGGGTGCGGCAGTCGGTGGTCGAGGGGGCCGAGAAGTATCTGGCGGTCCAGCGGGCGCACCCGTACGGGCTGCCGTACAACCCGCCGGACTTCGACTGGGGCTCGAACAACCTGGTGCTGAACAACCTGGTCGTCCTGGCCACGGCGTACGACCTGACCGGCCACGAGAAGTACCGGGCGGCCGTGCGCGAGGGCATGGACTACCTCCTCGGCCGCAACGCGCTCAACCAGTCGTACGTGACCGGCTACGGCGAGGTGGCCTCGCACAACCAGCACAGCCGCTGGTACGCCCACCAGCTCGACCCGGCGCTGCCCAACCCGCCGCGCGGCACGCTGGCCGGCGGCCCGAACTCCGGCATCCAGGACCCGCTGGCGCAGCGGCTGCTGAAGGACTGCAAGCCGCAGTTCTGCTACATCGACGACATCGAGTCGTGGGCGACGAACGAGCTGACCATCAACTGGAACTCCCCGCTGGCCTGGGTCTCCGCGTTCCTGGCCGACAAGAGCGGGCGGTCTGACTGCCGGGTGCGCTACACGGCGCACGGCTCGGGCACGTTCACCGGCCAGATCGTGATCGAGAACACCGGCAGGCAGACCGTGGACGGCTGGACCCTGCGCTGGTCGTTCGCGGGCGGCCAGCGCGTCCGGCAGGACTGGGGCGCGGCGCTGTCGCAGTCCGGCCCGGTGGTGACGGCCAGGAGCACCGGCAAGATCAAGCCGGGCAGGTCCGTGACGTTCGGCTTCGTGGCCACCAACCCCTCGGGCCCCAACCCGTCCCCCGAGGTCTTCCACCTCAACGGCGAGCGCTGCGGGTGA
- a CDS encoding TetR/AcrR family transcriptional regulator codes for MAPEEDGRTARKRRQIMDAARPVFLRNGYVGASMDEVAALAAVSKQTVYKHFTDKEQLFTSIILDTTTQVEGLARLISAALDDSDDLAKDLGGLARQFLGVLMRPDVLRLRRLVIAEADRFPDLGRTWYQQGFERSLETLAAAFERLAGRGLLRLDDPDLTAQHFVGLLLWVPVNKVMFWGGGDHYTEADLERLSESAVAAFLRAYGAEARSDSS; via the coding sequence ATGGCACCTGAAGAGGACGGCCGCACGGCCCGTAAGCGCAGGCAGATCATGGATGCGGCCCGGCCGGTGTTCCTGCGCAACGGCTACGTGGGCGCGAGCATGGACGAGGTGGCGGCGCTGGCGGCGGTCTCGAAGCAGACCGTCTACAAGCACTTCACCGACAAGGAGCAGCTGTTCACGAGCATCATCCTCGACACGACGACCCAGGTCGAGGGGCTGGCCAGGCTCATCTCCGCGGCGCTCGACGACAGCGACGACCTGGCGAAGGACCTGGGCGGGCTGGCCCGCCAGTTCCTCGGCGTGCTCATGCGGCCCGACGTGCTCCGCCTGCGCCGGCTGGTGATCGCCGAGGCCGACCGGTTCCCCGACCTCGGCCGCACCTGGTACCAGCAGGGCTTCGAGCGCTCGCTGGAGACCCTGGCCGCCGCCTTCGAGCGCCTCGCCGGCCGCGGCCTGCTCCGCCTGGACGACCCCGACCTGACCGCCCAGCACTTCGTGGGCCTGCTGCTGTGGGTCCCGGTGAACAAGGTCATGTTCTGGGGCGGCGGCGACCACTACACCGAGGCCGATCTCGAACGGCTCTCCGAGTCCGCTGTAGCCGCCTTCCTGCGCGCCTACGGGGCCGAGGCTAGGTCAGATAGCTCCTGA